The stretch of DNA GCGTTCGGATACCTCGCGTCGTCAATGTGCCAGGAGAgccaacgccgcgatgacgccgAAGAGCGTCGACCGGAATGTCGAAACCCCGGGACTCCCGGCGTAAggcggcaaaggcggcgcggggggcggccacggcgccttgggcggcgacgggggcggaaaaggcgccggcggcggcggaatcATCTTCGGGCGCGTGACGCATTTGCTGCTCTGCCCGTTCAATGTCGGTCCCCCGTCGCACACGTTCTCGAAAATCTCGTATGTCTCGTTGGTTCcgttcgtcgtccgagtcaccgtcgtcgaggagccgcACGGAAACCCAGGCAACGCGCCGTAGTTGGACAGGGTCCAATAAGTCGACTGAGAAACCGAGTTGGCATCGTCGAAGCATACGAAACCGTTGTCGCAGGAGGTGGAGTCGAACAACCACAACTTCTTGCCACCATAGCTTTTGCCCGCGGCCTGACTCGCCGATTTGCCCCCATACAGTAGGCCATCACTGCGAACTTGGGTTATGCTCGTGCACACGTGGTTACGGTTCGCGCAGTGCTTCCCCAGACAAGCGCCCACGTCCCCGTTGGAATCCTCGCACCCCCGACCAATCTCCTTGTGCAGGTCCATCGGGCACGTggactcgacgccgtcgcacTTTTCCTCGATGTCGCACAGACCGTCAACGGGCCTGCACGTgtgacccgccgcgcgcgtcgagcacgtGCTCGGGTCGCAGCATCCTCGATCCCCGAGGCCCGCCGAGCACTTCGCACCCGCCACCAGCTTGCACGTCTTCCCGTCGCAGCAGGGGTCGGGGTGCATTCCCGCGGTGCAATCCGAGCCGCCGCAGTCGcactcctcgccgtcctccacCACCATGTTGCCGCACACCGCGTGGTCTCCCTTGGCCAGGCAGAAATACTCGTCaccctcgagcgccgcggcgaacttGTCCACGCTGCACTGCGACCAACTGTCAAATTCATCggtggagctcgacgaggctgcCATGATGTACCCAGTCTTGTCGCACCTGGTGgtgtcgacgccgccctccttcACCCCATCGTGCGGAAATCCTAATTTGTGGCCAATCTCGtgcgccaccgtcgtcgcgtccgacgccaGCTTCTCTTTCCGCACCATCGATATGCCGGTGGAGGCCATGGAGCAACAGTTCAGCTTGTCCTGGCACACGCCGTTGAGTTGCTCGCAGAAGCAAAACCCAGGTTTTAGCTTCTGGCCCCCGACATCCCAACCGCAATAGTAATCGCTGCATATGCTCACGCCCGTGTCGCCAATCTGGTTCGCCAGTCCGACAGTCTCCCCGTCGAAATCGTGACCGCTGAAGAGGTGTGCGGAATCGTGCGACGGCAGGTCATCGTACAGTTTTGTTCGCCAGTTTGTAAATGCGTCGAGAAGCTTGAGTGAAACCGCCTCCCCGTCTGCCTGGATCGGGACTTCATCTTTCCACGGGTCCTTAGCATCGTACAGGCGCTTGACCACGATCGTCACGGGCGTCTTGATGTCCTTCCTGAACAGCAGATTCACCAGGTTGACCACGTGAAGCGTCTCCTCGTGAAGCGTCTTCATCGTCGCGTACTGCTCGATTCGTTTCAAGTCGTTGACGACGATCATCTCCACGTAAAGCTCCTGCGCGCCAGTCTGCAGCAGTctgcgcccgccgcgcccgcccacctcgtcgccgcccgtctTCACGGCCGTCGTGAACTCCCGCGGCAGCGCGTGcgtgccccccgcgtcgagcaccttcgtcgtcggcctcgtcgcgtcaACCACGTCTCGCGCCATGAGACGAGCGCTCGGTCTGAaatcgtcgcgctcatcctcgcggcggaacgcgatgaacgacgccgcgatgtgccccgtcccgtccccgacgtcggcggcgtccggcgcggagTGCTCTCCGGGCAGGTGCAAGTGCGCGGGCTCGATCGAGAGGCTcgtgccgtcgacgccgaggatctGGCCCCTCAGCCCGTCGCAGATGGACAGCGCCGCGTGCCCCTCGTgttcgcccccggcgccgacgatcaCGCCCTGGTAGTGGCAGTGATCGGTGAGCGACGTCGTGGATTCCGTGCGGGTCACCGAACCGTCCGCATCCACGACGTACTCGCCGTATTCGGGATGCAGGAGAGCGTCGTGCCGCTGAGCCTCGAGTCGATACTCGCgcccgaacgcgacgagcttGGCGGAGAACGAGGCGGgatggcgcgacgcgtccaccgcggacacctcgaacgcgcgtgaAATCTCGTAGCGGTGCAGGTGATGCACGACCGAATCCGACGGGATCTCCGAAGCGACGCACATCGGCGAGAGGACTGCGAACGGAGGGAGCGGGGGGGGGGCAACGTCAGAGGGCATTCGCGGAGGGGGCGAGAATGCGGGTTCGATTCGCCGGATTTAAAAAGGGCAACAACGGGCGCGGAGACCCACCGGCAAGCAACACtgccgcgagcatcgccgcggtaCGCGATGACATCACACTCCGCTGTGGTAGGGACGAGCGCATGGCCCTAGCGTTCATctcacgcggcgcgcggtgcgcaGTGCCCCGACGTTCAACACAGGAACAAACTGACGTCTCACAAGGTTGTCAAAATCTTCGTCAGCTGGTCTGCTTGGGTCCCACGTGTTTCCCACGTTTTCGGCCCGTAGATCGGGGCATCCTGTCCCAAATCCGGCTGCCCAGGGGTCACGAACGGTGGGCGTCGAGCCGCAGAACCACGCGGTGCGGTGGGCATGTTGGCGTGGATCGGCGCGAGGAAGaaccgcgcgcaccgcggcggcgcgtcgactcTCGCAGCCAGGTACGATCTCGCCGTTCgggcgagcacgagcgcgcggggggcaaagcacgagcgcgacgaggaccagCTGGCgtgcgaggacgaggaactTCGCCCCTCGGTCAGACGGaaggcgtccgccgcgctcgcttCGTCaaagcccgcggcgacctcgctGGATGTCCTCGACCTGCACGTGCTGTGCCACCTGATGGAGTGCGAGCGCGAGTCGTCGCGCGAGAAGGACAAGGACGACGAAGCGAGGGCCGCTCTCAAGCCCGCCGAGGCGtcccgacgcgcgagccgctcgcCCTGCGTGAAGCGTGCCCGAGAGGAGTCGGgtgacggagacgacgacatggagctcgcgctggaaGGTCTCGCGctgtcgccctcgcctccttcgccgttTGGGCCCACGCAAGGGCGCCCGCACACCGCATCCTCGCCGTGCAGCCCGCCCGAGCAGCTCAGGACGCCCGGCGCTTTCACGCTTCCGTCTCCCCCTCGGAAAAAAATAAAGCCGGGGCTCGCTCCTTCCCTTGCGCCGTTCGCATCCTCACCCGGGCGCTCCTGGACCACGCTCGGTCTCGACGCGGGACTGGGTTccatcctcggcgctcgccgaacGAGGCCCAAGGCCTGCCGCAGCCTCGACTTCTCGCTCCCGACCCTCTcggagagcgcgggcgc from Micromonas commoda chromosome 3, complete sequence encodes:
- a CDS encoding predicted protein, yielding MKTLHEETLHVVNLVNLLFRKDIKTPVTIVVKRLYDAKDPWKDEVPIQADGEAVSLKLLDAFTNWRTKLYDDLPSHDSAHLFSGHDFDGETVGLANQIGDTGVSICSDYYCGWDVGGQKLKPGFCFCEQLNGVCQDKLNCCSMASTGISMVRKEKLASDATTVAHEIGHKLGFPHDGVKEGGVDTTRCDKTGYIMAASSSSTDEFDSWSQCSVDKFAAALEGDEYFCLAKGDHAVCGNMVVEDGEECDCGGSDCTAGMHPDPCCDGKTCKLVAGAKCSAGLGDRGCCDPSTCSTRAAGHTCRPVDGLCDIEEKCDGVESTCPMDLHKEIGRGCEDSNGDVGACLGKHCANRNHVCTSITQVRSDGLLYGGKSASQAAGKSYGGKKLWLFDSTSCDNGFVCFDDANSVSQSTYWTLSNYGALPGFPCGSSTTVTRTTNGTNETYEIFENVCDGGPTLNGQSSKCVTRPKMIPPPPAPFPPPSPPKAPWPPPAPPLPPYAGSPGVSTFRSTLFGVIAALALLAH
- a CDS encoding predicted protein, yielding MLAWIGARKNRAHRGGASTLAARYDLAVRASTSARGAKHERDEDQLACEDEELRPSVRRKASAALASSKPAATSLDVLDLHVLCHLMECERESSREKDKDDEARAALKPAEASRRASRSPCVKRAREESGDGDDDMELALEGLALSPSPPSPFGPTQGRPHTASSPCSPPEQLRTPGAFTLPSPPRKKIKPGLAPSLAPFASSPGRSWTTLGLDAGLGSILGARRTRPKACRSLDFSLPTLSESAGAERGTQLSSQDEGSFDEKDAIDVVMSHKYGRPEDVMDADETDDAAADDDEEADATDAMEEDAENRRLRAVSLVDVDTRGGGVRQSARVDRGALMEVMSAVGGGRTNASIGAVPWRVMKLMQIEEEIFII